A window of Hevea brasiliensis isolate MT/VB/25A 57/8 chromosome 14, ASM3005281v1, whole genome shotgun sequence contains these coding sequences:
- the LOC110669865 gene encoding probable receptor-like protein kinase At2g39360 encodes MVNSGGSMLLIWVSSILCVICVSLGYNPLDNYLIDCGSSTNKSVGDRLFVADQFYSNLLSIPHITFANASSSPNSSAYDPSLFQTARIFNETSFYTFSVNKSGRHWIRLYFFPFVFRSYNLSTAKFSVSAQNFTLIKEYQPKVNPEVKEFSFNVSSDRLVLNFTPFANSIAFVNALEVFSLPDELFPPGATTIGPQGKYLNLGKQALETVERLNMGNQTVFPHDDTLWRLWDADGKYLKHSNVEKFLANVKAVNFTKGRLTENIAPSSVYGTATVLNSDPDPQTNANVTWLFDVDPGFEYLVRFHFCDILPRPSARFYFNVYIGSSAVVQYFDLLNRTSDVGVPYFMDVITTVSGSRMLNVSIGPSNNVQYPNAILNGLEIMKISNAKDSLYVLDSISSKSSKTKVILIVGLAAGSFIIIVLALVLFLLCRRRSLADLSHRKAEDHFPMNEGDTVYTVGSKFSNGTLIFSTSKFGYRFPFVAIQEATDNFSESLVLGVGGFGKVYKGVLRDETRVAVKRGTSQSQGIAEFQTEIEMLSQFRHRHLVSLIGYCDERNEMIIIYEFMENGTLKNHLCGSNHPSLSWRQRLEICIGAAKGLHYLHTGSTKAIIHRDVKSANILLDENFMAKVADFGLSKTGPEIDQSHVSTAVKGSFGYLDPEYLIRQQLTEKSDVYSFGVVMFEVLCGRPVIDPSLPREKVNLVEWALKCQRRGQLEEIVDPLLQGQIKPDSLKKFREIAEKCLAECGVYRPSMGDILWNLESALQLQGDEGRSSHNGKMTEKFNRANSLETCGSAAQVSIGSMGDLAGVSMSKVFAQMVREEMR; translated from the coding sequence ATGGTGAATAGTGGGGGTTCTATGTTGCTTATCTGGGTTTCTTCAATATTATGTGTGATATGTGTTTCATTAGGATACAATCCTTTAGACAACTATTTGATAGATTGTGGATCCTCCACCAATAAATCAGTTGGGGACCGTCTATTTGTAGCTGATCAATTTTATTCCAATCTGCTTTCAATCCCACACATCACTTTTGCCAATGCTAGTTCAAGTCCTAACTCATCTGCCTATGACCCTTCTCTTTTCCAGACAGCAAGAATATTCAATGAAACCTCCTTTTACACGTTTTCAGTCAATAAATCTGGAAGACATTGGATTCGcctttatttctttccttttgtGTTTAGAAGCTATAATCTGAGCACTGCCAAATTCTCTGTGTCTGCTCAAAATTTCACCCTTATCAAGGAATATCAGCCAAAGGTTAATCCTGAGGTCAAGGAATTCTCTTTCAATGTAAGTTCTGATAGGCTAGTTCTTAACTTCACTCCTTTTGCCAATTCAATTGCTTTTGTAAATGCACTGGAAGTTTTTTCACTTCCTGATGAGCTTTTTCCTCCTGGTGCCACCACCATTGGTCCCCAGGGCAAATACCTAAATCTGGGGAAACAAGCATTAGAAACAGTTGAGAGGTTGAATATGGGCAACCAAACTGTTTTTCCCCATGATGATACCTTGTGGAGACTTTGGGATGCTGATGGTAAGTATCTTAAACACAGCAATGTAGAAAAGTTTTTGGCAAATGTCAAAGCTGTCAATTTCACAAAAGGACGGCTAACAGAGAATATTGCTCCATCCTCTGTCTATGGCACTGCTACTGTATTGAATTCAGACCCTGATCCTCAGACCAATGCCAATGTGACGTGGCTTTTTGATGTTGATCCTGGTTTTGAATATCTGGTTCGGTTCCATTTCTGTGATATATTGCCTAGACCTTCGGCAAGGTTCTACTTCAATGTTTATATTGGTTCATCTGCAGTTGTTCAATATTTTGATCTTCTTAATCGCACATCAGATGTGGGAGTGCCGTATTTCATGGATGTGATCACAACAGTAAGTGGTAGCCGTATGCTAAATGTTAGCATTGGCCCTTCTAATAATGTTCAATATCCAAATGCCATTCTTAATGGGTTGGAGATCATGAAAATAAGCAATGCTAAGGACAGCCTTTATGTCTTGGATTCTATATCCTCAAAAAGTTCCAAGACAAAAGTCATTCTAATAGTGGGCCTGGCTGCTGGATCGTTCATCATTATTGTTCTTGCTTTAGTTCTATTTCTGCTGTGTAGAAGGAGGAGCCTAGCAGATTTAAGCCATCGGAAGGCAGAAGATCACTTTCCTATGAATGAGGGAGATACTGTTTACACTGTAGGCAGTAAGTTCTCCAATGGGACATTGATATTTTCCACTTCAAAGTTCGGTTATCGCTTCCCGTTTGTGGCAATTCAAGAGGCTACTGATAACTTCAGCGAAAGTTTGGTTCTTGGGGTTGGTGGCTTTGGAAAGGTTTACAAGGGAGTTTTGAGAGATGAGACAAGGGTGGCAGTGAAAAGGGGAACTTCTCAATCACAAGGCATTGCAGAATTCCAAACTGAGATTGAAATGTTATCTCAATTCAGACACAGACATTTGGTCTCTTTGATTGGATATTGTGATGAAAGAAATGAGATGATCATAATATATGAGTTCATGGAGAATGGTACCCTTAAGAATCATCTGTGTGGCTCAAATCATCCCAGCTTAAGTTGGCGACAAAGGCTTGAGATATGCATTGGAGCAGCAAAAGGACTTCACTACCTTCATACTGGCTCTACAAAGGCAATCATTCATCGTGACGTCAAATCTGCAAACATACTACTAGATGAGAATTTTATGGCCAAGGTTGCTGATTTTGGCCTTTCAAAGACTGGTCCTGAGATTGATCAGTCACATGTTAGCACAGCAGTAAAAGGAAGTTTTGGATATCTTGATCCAGAGTACTTGATCAGACAACAACTGACTGAGAAATCTGATGTTTACTCCTTTGGAGTGGTGATGTTTGAAGTTCTTTGTGGGAGACCTGTTATTGATCCATCACTGCCAAGAGAAAAGGTCAATTTAGTTGAATGGGCATTGAAGTGTCAAAGGAGAGGGCAACTGGAGGAAATTGTAGATCCTCTTCTTCAAGGTCAAATAAAGCCAGATTCTTTGAAGAAGTTTCGCGAGATAGCTGAGAAATGCTTGGCAGAATGCGGTGTCTATAGACCTTCAATGGGAGACATCTTGTGGAATTTGGAGTCTGCACTTCAACTCCAGGGGGATGAAGGGAGATCCAGTCATAATGGTAAGATGACTGAAAAATTTAATCGTGCAAATAGCTTGGAGACCTGTGGATCTGCTGCGCAAGTCAGCATAGGAAGCATGGGGGATCTTGCTGGTGTTTCAATGAGCAAGGTTTTTGCTCAGATGGTGAGAGAGGAAATGAGGTAG